A region from the Streptosporangium sp. NBC_01756 genome encodes:
- a CDS encoding peptide ABC transporter substrate-binding protein: MTRTRGSAVLLATMLAVSACGGSPAPDTGGQQSAKEFSVALTEPDHLTPGNTSSNYSITVLQALFDTLVVIDPKGQPQMRAAESVTSDDQKVWTIKIKPGQKFHNGEPVTAGSFADAWNAAAYGPNAWTNNYYFENVEGFDELNPEAPEGSDTAPKPKTDKLSGLKVVDDTTLQVTLSAPFSQFPITLAYTGFAPMPKAAFTDLAAYDVKPIGNGPFALDGEWVRNRQIKLKKFDGYAGPRPAKSAAVNFKIYESRDTAYVDLRASKVDLIQAIPPASAGEAKRLLGDRFVATPSGTMDYLGFPNFDKRFQNADLRKAISMAIDRQAIVDAVFNGTFKPMSSLVAPLVPGYRENACGETCVFDKAKAKALFDKAGGFSGTMNLYFSNADPSYEQWMTAVANQLKDNLGITDIQFRKIPAADYLSTLREHKQDGPYRNNWVMDYPSPQNYLETMWGEGNRMGWKNKEFNDLIDQANSAATMEASIPLYQKAEDIALSEMPMIPLWNWQDQGGYSDKISGVQIDAYSPNLDTITVK, translated from the coding sequence TTGACGAGGACACGAGGCTCTGCCGTCCTCCTGGCGACGATGCTCGCCGTGAGTGCGTGCGGCGGATCGCCGGCACCGGACACCGGAGGTCAGCAGAGTGCGAAGGAGTTCTCCGTCGCGCTGACAGAGCCGGACCACCTGACCCCCGGCAACACCTCCAGCAACTACTCGATCACCGTGCTGCAGGCGCTGTTCGACACCCTGGTCGTCATCGACCCGAAGGGGCAGCCGCAGATGCGTGCCGCCGAGTCGGTGACCAGCGATGACCAGAAGGTCTGGACGATCAAGATCAAGCCGGGGCAGAAGTTCCACAACGGCGAACCGGTGACCGCCGGGAGCTTCGCCGACGCGTGGAACGCCGCGGCCTACGGTCCCAACGCGTGGACCAACAACTACTACTTCGAGAACGTCGAGGGCTTCGACGAGCTGAACCCCGAGGCCCCCGAGGGCTCGGACACCGCGCCCAAGCCCAAGACGGACAAGCTGAGCGGGTTGAAGGTCGTCGACGACACCACCCTTCAGGTGACCCTGAGCGCGCCGTTCAGCCAGTTCCCGATCACGCTGGCCTACACCGGCTTCGCCCCCATGCCGAAGGCGGCCTTCACCGACCTGGCGGCCTACGACGTCAAGCCGATCGGCAACGGCCCCTTCGCCCTGGACGGCGAGTGGGTGCGCAACCGGCAGATCAAGCTGAAGAAGTTCGACGGCTACGCCGGGCCCCGCCCCGCCAAGTCCGCCGCGGTCAACTTCAAGATCTACGAGAGCCGGGACACCGCCTACGTGGACCTGCGGGCCAGCAAGGTGGACCTGATCCAGGCGATCCCGCCGGCGAGCGCCGGAGAGGCGAAGCGACTGCTCGGCGACCGGTTCGTGGCCACCCCGAGCGGGACCATGGACTACCTGGGCTTCCCGAACTTCGACAAGCGCTTCCAGAACGCCGACCTGCGCAAGGCCATCTCGATGGCCATCGACCGGCAGGCGATCGTGGACGCGGTCTTCAACGGCACCTTCAAGCCGATGAGCTCGCTGGTCGCGCCGCTCGTGCCGGGCTACCGGGAGAACGCCTGCGGCGAGACGTGCGTCTTCGACAAGGCGAAGGCCAAGGCGCTGTTCGACAAGGCCGGCGGCTTCAGCGGCACGATGAACCTCTACTTCTCCAACGCCGACCCCAGCTACGAGCAGTGGATGACCGCGGTGGCCAACCAGCTCAAGGACAACCTCGGGATCACCGACATCCAGTTCCGCAAGATCCCGGCGGCCGACTACCTGTCCACGCTGCGCGAGCACAAGCAGGACGGGCCGTACCGCAACAACTGGGTGATGGACTACCCGAGCCCGCAGAACTACCTGGAGACGATGTGGGGCGAGGGTAACCGGATGGGCTGGAAGAACAAGGAGTTCAACGACCTGATCGACCAGGCCAACTCGGCCGCCACCATGGAGGCCAGCATCCCGCTCTACCAGAAGGCCGAGGACATCGCGCTCAGCGAGATGCCGATGATCCCGCTGTGGAACTGGCAGGACCAGGGGGGCTACTCCGACAAGATCAGCGGTGTCCAGATCGACGCCTACAGCCCGAACCTCGACACGATCACGGTGAAGTAA